In Acinetobacter sp. C32I, one genomic interval encodes:
- a CDS encoding bifunctional aconitate hydratase 2/2-methylisocitrate dehydratase, with translation MLEAYRQHVEERAALGVPPKPLDDAQTAELVALLKNPPAGEEAYLVDLLENRVPAGVDQAAYVKAAFLAAVAKGEATSPLVSKERAVYLLGTMLGGYNVAPLVELLDNAELAELAAEALKKTLLVFDAFHDVADKAKAGNAAAKAVLQSWADAEWFTSRADVPEEIKITVFKVTGETNTDDLSPAQDAWSRPDIPLHANAMLKNERDGINPEKPGEVGPLNQIKELIAKGNQVAYVGDVVGTGSSRKSATNSVLWFFGDELPHIPNKKDGGVCLGSKIAPIFFNTMEDAGALPVEIDVANMNMGDEVVLKIDHAAAKVTAFKDGAQIAEAELKTPVLLDEVRAGGRINLIIGRGLTAKAREELGLAPSALFRTPVQPADTGKGFTQAQKMVGRACGLAEGQGIRPGTYCEPKMTTVGSQDTTGPMTRDELKDLACLGFSADLVMQSFCHTAAYPKPVDVTTHHTLPDFIMNRGGVSLRPGDGIIHSWLNRMLLPDTVGTGGDSHTRFPIGISFPAGSGLVAFAAATGVMPLDMPESVLVKFKGKMQPGITLRDLVHAIPYYAIQAGDLTVEKKGKKNIFSGRILEIDLSEMENDLTVEQAFELSDASAERSAAGCSITLSEEKVAEYLRSNITMLKWMIAEGYGDARTMARRAENMQKWLDNPSLLKADADAEYLKVYEIDLADIKEPILCCPNDPDDAKLLSDVQGDKIDEVFIGSCMTNIGHFRAAGQLLDKVPGGSLSTRLWLAPPTRMDEHQLMEEGLYNIYGRAGARTEMPGCSLCMGNQARVAPNTTCVSTSTRNFPNRLGQGANVYLASAELASVAAVLGKLPSPEEYQQYASQIDSASADIYKYLNFDKMSEYTKEADQVDTKKIQAAQLT, from the coding sequence GTGCTAGAAGCTTACCGCCAACACGTTGAAGAACGTGCCGCACTCGGAGTCCCACCGAAGCCGCTTGATGATGCTCAAACTGCTGAACTCGTAGCCTTATTAAAAAATCCACCAGCAGGTGAAGAAGCTTATTTAGTAGATTTACTAGAAAATCGTGTTCCAGCAGGTGTTGACCAAGCTGCATATGTAAAAGCTGCTTTCTTAGCTGCTGTTGCAAAAGGCGAAGCAACCTCTCCACTCGTATCTAAAGAACGTGCAGTTTACTTACTAGGTACAATGCTTGGTGGTTATAACGTAGCACCACTTGTTGAACTTCTAGACAATGCTGAGCTTGCTGAATTAGCGGCTGAAGCGTTAAAGAAAACACTTCTTGTATTTGATGCGTTCCATGACGTAGCTGACAAAGCAAAAGCAGGTAATGCTGCTGCTAAAGCAGTATTACAATCTTGGGCTGATGCAGAATGGTTCACAAGCCGTGCTGACGTTCCAGAAGAAATCAAAATCACTGTGTTCAAAGTAACAGGTGAGACCAATACGGATGACTTGTCTCCAGCTCAAGACGCTTGGAGCCGTCCAGACATCCCATTACACGCAAACGCAATGTTGAAAAACGAGCGTGACGGTATCAACCCTGAAAAACCAGGTGAAGTTGGTCCATTAAACCAAATCAAAGAATTGATCGCGAAAGGCAACCAAGTTGCTTACGTGGGTGACGTTGTTGGTACAGGTTCTTCTCGTAAATCTGCAACTAACTCTGTACTTTGGTTCTTCGGTGACGAACTCCCACACATTCCAAACAAAAAAGATGGTGGTGTGTGCTTAGGTTCTAAAATCGCGCCAATTTTCTTCAACACAATGGAAGATGCAGGTGCATTACCTGTAGAAATCGACGTTGCCAACATGAACATGGGCGACGAAGTTGTATTGAAAATTGATCACGCTGCTGCAAAAGTAACTGCATTCAAAGATGGTGCACAAATTGCAGAAGCTGAGCTTAAAACCCCTGTACTTTTAGATGAAGTACGTGCTGGTGGTCGTATTAACTTGATCATCGGTCGTGGTTTGACTGCGAAAGCGCGTGAAGAATTAGGCCTTGCACCTTCAGCATTGTTCCGTACACCAGTACAACCTGCTGACACTGGCAAAGGTTTCACTCAAGCGCAGAAGATGGTTGGTCGTGCATGTGGTTTAGCTGAAGGCCAAGGTATCCGTCCGGGTACTTACTGTGAACCTAAGATGACCACTGTTGGTTCTCAAGATACAACAGGTCCTATGACGCGTGATGAGTTAAAAGACTTAGCGTGCTTGGGCTTCTCAGCTGACTTAGTGATGCAGTCTTTCTGTCACACTGCTGCGTATCCAAAACCAGTTGACGTAACAACTCACCATACATTACCTGACTTCATTATGAACCGTGGTGGTGTATCTTTACGTCCAGGTGACGGTATTATCCACTCTTGGTTAAACCGTATGTTACTTCCAGATACTGTTGGTACTGGTGGTGACTCACATACACGTTTCCCAATCGGTATTTCATTCCCAGCGGGTTCTGGTCTTGTTGCGTTCGCAGCTGCAACTGGCGTTATGCCACTTGATATGCCTGAATCTGTATTGGTTAAGTTCAAAGGTAAAATGCAACCTGGTATCACTTTACGTGACCTTGTACATGCAATTCCTTACTACGCAATTCAAGCGGGTGACTTAACTGTAGAGAAGAAAGGTAAGAAAAACATCTTCTCTGGTCGTATCCTTGAGATCGATTTATCAGAAATGGAAAATGACTTGACTGTTGAGCAAGCATTCGAACTTTCTGATGCATCTGCTGAGCGTTCAGCTGCTGGCTGTTCAATCACACTTTCTGAAGAGAAAGTTGCTGAATACTTACGTTCTAACATCACCATGTTGAAGTGGATGATTGCAGAAGGTTATGGCGATGCGCGTACTATGGCACGCCGTGCTGAAAACATGCAGAAGTGGTTAGATAACCCAAGCCTGTTGAAAGCTGATGCTGATGCTGAATACTTAAAAGTTTACGAAATCGATCTTGCTGATATCAAAGAACCAATTCTTTGCTGCCCGAACGATCCAGATGACGCGAAACTTCTTTCTGACGTTCAAGGTGACAAGATTGATGAAGTATTCATCGGTTCTTGTATGACCAACATCGGTCACTTCCGTGCAGCGGGTCAGTTACTTGACAAAGTACCTGGTGGTTCATTGTCTACTCGTTTATGGTTGGCTCCACCAACACGTATGGACGAGCATCAATTGATGGAAGAAGGCTTGTATAACATCTATGGCCGTGCTGGTGCGCGTACAGAGATGCCAGGCTGTTCATTGTGTATGGGTAACCAAGCACGTGTAGCACCGAACACAACATGTGTATCGACTTCTACACGTAACTTCCCGAACCGTTTAGGTCAAGGTGCAAACGTTTACTTAGCTTCTGCTGAGCTTGCATCTGTGGCTGCGGTTCTTGGTAAATTACCAAGCCCAGAAGAATATCAACAGTACGCGTCGCAAATCGACAGCGCTTCTGCTGACATCTACAAATACTTGAACTTCGACAAGATGAGCGAATATACAAAAGAAGCTGATCAAGTTGATACCAAGAAAATCCAAGCAGCTCAATTAACCTAA
- a CDS encoding DUF4124 domain-containing protein — protein sequence MKSVTFGQLWAVLGLVLLSSTLQVNAKEYYKWVDAKGVTTYSATPQPVQRQEPQLDPVKKNSATTVQQPTAQTGTALKEPKITTVTATTATTPTKPVTTTTTATGNLTATSDVLIAVKNCNGVRCWDMKGKSYNLVAGTTYLSANGGKCQKLGNNMRCSK from the coding sequence ATGAAATCTGTCACTTTTGGTCAGCTTTGGGCAGTGCTTGGCTTAGTGCTCCTCAGTTCAACACTCCAAGTCAATGCCAAGGAATACTATAAGTGGGTCGATGCCAAAGGCGTTACCACTTATTCAGCAACGCCCCAACCTGTACAAAGACAAGAACCTCAGCTCGATCCAGTCAAAAAGAATAGCGCTACCACAGTACAACAGCCGACTGCTCAAACTGGAACGGCACTGAAAGAGCCAAAAATCACAACAGTGACTGCAACTACAGCAACAACACCAACCAAACCTGTAACGACGACCACAACAGCCACAGGCAATCTTACTGCGACAAGTGACGTGCTTATCGCCGTCAAAAACTGCAATGGGGTCAGATGTTGGGATATGAAAGGCAAGTCCTATAATCTGGTCGCAGGAACGACATATCTGTCTGCCAATGGAGGAAAGTGTCAAAAGTTAGGCAATAACATGCGCTGTAGCAAATGA
- a CDS encoding DUF4189 domain-containing protein: MNKFIKHLLCLGLLGLSGSAYAQAPHVCGAGPGPNEVLAGMQPGGNGIAPTPLCYWKQQSQQGGSQQPPQPTGYWVKTWGAIAPSPKGGVLGVVVGADSEEEAERLAMADCKQKGGQSCEVHLTYHNQCAVMILGQKFINTFSNATIKEASERGLKHCQRNDTNCEVYYSACTEPRFVKY; this comes from the coding sequence ATGAATAAGTTTATAAAACATTTACTGTGCTTGGGTTTGCTCGGTCTAAGTGGTTCAGCTTATGCACAAGCACCTCATGTATGTGGTGCAGGCCCAGGCCCCAATGAAGTGTTGGCAGGTATGCAACCTGGGGGGAACGGAATTGCTCCAACACCTTTATGTTATTGGAAACAGCAATCACAACAAGGAGGTTCACAGCAGCCACCACAACCAACAGGTTATTGGGTAAAGACATGGGGGGCGATTGCACCATCACCGAAAGGTGGCGTACTTGGAGTCGTAGTGGGGGCAGACAGTGAGGAAGAAGCAGAACGCTTGGCGATGGCTGATTGTAAACAGAAAGGCGGTCAATCTTGTGAAGTGCACTTAACTTATCATAATCAATGTGCTGTGATGATTTTAGGTCAAAAGTTTATAAATACTTTTAGTAATGCGACTATTAAGGAAGCATCAGAGAGAGGGCTTAAGCATTGTCAAAGGAATGACACCAACTGCGAAGTTTATTACTCCGCCTGTACCGAACCGCGTTTTGTTAAATACTAA